The window tcatctGGATCTGAATCGATTTCATTTCCACCATTTTTTACCACTTGTTcggatgattcattttcatttgaaatgctCAACTTGTTATCATTAGATTCAATAACGATCATATCTTCTGGATCTAATTCTTCTTGATATTTGgcaacaatttgattatttcccattgtatcatcatcatcggaatcttcttcatcaattACTGGCGGTAAATCTGTTTGAGGTAGATTTGGTTCGTCTAAAAATTTCCGGAACATATTCTGTTCACCATCATCTGGAATAAAAtcttcaatatttttcaccGAAACATTATATggcgttgttgttgtggtatGATTTTTATCGGGTTTATTTTTCTGAAATTGTTGCTGAAATTTTGGCGGTAAAGGATTATTTGCTCCGATTATAATGCTTGGCATTGGCTTTACAATAGGTGCAGGCTCATTATATTGATTTCTTGATGAGATaagatgattttgttgagaATCACCATTAGCCATTGTAGCCATATTGGCAGGCATTGAAACACTACGCGGTGGTAACATACCCATTTGATCGACATTTTTAGTCGCTGATAATTGATCAGCCATCAATCTACGTTTGTTGGTGAGCATTTCGAGAAAACtatcataattataatcatcactaTTGATCATAGCATCCAATTCCTGACAGGTGGCATTAATTTCGGATCCATTACGTTCCAATTGTTTGAGCATTGTTTCACGTTGAAGATGTAGATAGggcaaattgaaaaatttgtataGATAACGCAGACCAAAACCATTTCTCATTGAACATTCAGCATATCTAATCTGTCCAGTTCTTTTTCGATTAGATTCTAAATCTTCTTGtagaattgattcaataaaacCTTGAACTTGATCACCAGTTATCACACGATGATGTCCCATATCACGATGATTGGCTAATATTAATATTGGAATGTGTAATGGGCATCGATGAATCTCACGTTGAACATAATCAAAAGTCCATGCTTTTGTCATATCAAATAGATAGATTACACCATTTGTTCCTTTGTAAACATCGACAAATTCAGCATCCAAagctggtgatgatgatgatgatggatcatttgactcgtgttgatgatggtcattttgattattgtgcATTTTTAGTACATCtttagatgatgatacgGATTGATTTTGTGTGGATAAaatttctcgtttttttcctttatcAACTACATCCCAGATTTCTACTTTGACAATATCATCGGTAGCATTATAATTCCATTGGATACTGGCTACTTTGATTTCTTCACTGGCTAGATATTCTTCATGAAATTTATCACCTTGTAAACGATAGAAAAGACATGTTTTACCCACATTTCTATCACCAcgtatgatgattttcactgtaaatacaaatataaatcgaattattcaatgaaattacattgaaataaacagcaaaaaaaaaagactaacTATTATATTGGATACCACGGGCAAATTTTCGTTGCAAATGTTGATCCATAGGTtgaacaccaccaccaccgccaccacgaCGAGATGATTGTccattattcgatgatgattgatccgaattttgtttttgaaattttttaaatataaacattttgtgttttgattattcgttgattgaatttatatagatatagatagatagtaTATTATCGAAGAAAATATAACATAGATAAATTTGtatgagaaatgaaaatttcatcaaaaaaatgaataaaaatgccAAACATATGGtacacaaataaaaatattggatTGACctataaatgaaatgtaaaaaattttttacaatttgatt of the Dermatophagoides farinae isolate YC_2012a chromosome 1, ASM2471394v1, whole genome shotgun sequence genome contains:
- the LOC124492950 gene encoding rab-like protein 6, which codes for MFIFKKFQKQNSDQSSSNNGQSSRRGGGGGGVQPMDQHLQRKFARGIQYNMKIIIRGDRNVGKTCLFYRLQGDKFHEEYLASEEIKVASIQWNYNATDDIVKVEIWDVVDKGKKREILSTQNQSVSSSKDVLKMHNNQNDHHQHESNDPSSSSSPALDAEFVDVYKGTNGVIYLFDMTKAWTFDYVQREIHRCPLHIPILILANHRDMGHHRVITGDQVQGFIESILQEDLESNRKRTGQIRYAECSMRNGFGLRYLYKFFNLPYLHLQRETMLKQLERNGSEINATCQELDAMINSDDYNYDSFLEMLTNKRRLMADQLSATKNVDQMGMLPPRSVSMPANMATMANGDSQQNHLISSRNQYNEPAPIVKPMPSIIIGANNPLPPKFQQQFQKNKPDKNHTTTTTPYNVSVKNIEDFIPDDGEQNMFRKFLDEPNLPQTDLPPVIDEEDSDDDDTMGNNQIVAKYQEELDPEDMIVIESNDNKLSISNENESSEQVVKNGGNEIDSDPDDDHQNVEKLSETTSNVESEENQPNSEIPVLNLDEIEALENMYISKHSSQLNEFDVGDSNENEPPSIIKKKMDIKKSNNKSTTNGVTKKKKKSKTSDKQNGDCQQQQIAKKKKSTKLKTKNDNSSKNPASSIIIQDNDDDDDDRRQLEEFLGTTEMDNDPSRDHTSYQMF